The proteins below come from a single Zonotrichia leucophrys gambelii isolate GWCS_2022_RI chromosome 3, RI_Zleu_2.0, whole genome shotgun sequence genomic window:
- the OLIG3 gene encoding oligodendrocyte transcription factor 3, with the protein MNSDSSSVSSRASSPDMDEMYLRDHHHHHHHHHHQDSRLNSVSSTQNDLVQKMSGEGLTRNGSKAGGEGSKYKIKKQLSEQDLQQLRLKINGRERKRMHDLNLAMDGLREVMPYAHGPSVRKLSKIATLLLARNYILMLTSSLEEMKRLVGEIYGGHHSAFHCGTVGHSAGHPPHAAGTVHQVHPILGGALSSANTSSSLSASLPAIGTIRPPHSLLKTPSTPPALQLGSGFQHWAGLPCPCTICQMPPPPHLSALTASNMARISGDTKDLLK; encoded by the coding sequence ATGAATTCTGACTCCAGCTCTGTCTCCAGCAGAGCTTCCTCGCCAGACATGGATGAGATGTACCTGAGAgaccatcaccaccaccaccaccatcaccaccaccaagACAGCCGGCTCAACTCGGTCTCTTCCACTCAGAACGATCTGGTGCAGAAGATGTCTGGGGAAGGCCTCACCAGGAACGGTTCCAAGGCCGGAGGGGAAGGCAGCAAGTACAAAATCAAGAAGCAGCTTTCGGAGCaggacctgcagcagctgcGGCTGAAGATCAATGGCCGGGAGCGAAAGAGGATGCACGACCTCAACCTGGCTATGGACGGGCTGCGGGAGGTGATGCCCTACGCTCACGGACCTTCTGTGAGAAAACTCTCCAAAATCGCCACCCTCCTGCTAGCCAGAAACTATATCCTGATGCTCACCAGCTCCCTGGAGGAGATGAAGAGGCTAGTTGGGGAAATCTACGGGGGCCACCACTCGGCCTTTCACTGCGGCACGGTGGGACACTCCGCCGGGCACCCGCCCCACGCCGCCGGCACCGTGCACCAGGTGCATCCCATCCTCGGCGGCGCCCTGTCCTCCGCCAacacctcctcctccctgtccgCCTCCCTGCCGGCCATCGGCACCATCCGGCCCCCGCACTCCCTGCTCAAGACGCCCTCGACACCCCCCGCCCTGCAGCTCGGCAGCGGCTTCCAGCACTGGGCGGGCTTGCCGTGCCCCTGCACCATCTGCCAGATGCCGCCCCCGCCCCACCTCTCGGCCCTCACCGCCTCCAACATGGCCAGGATCTCGGGGGACACCAAGGACCTCCTCAAGTGA